A single region of the Bacteroides luhongzhouii genome encodes:
- a CDS encoding S41 family peptidase, which yields MSTKNSSRFTPVIIAVSVVVGILIGTFYAKHFAGNRLGIINGSSNKLNALLRIVDDQYVDTVNMADLVEKAMPQILAELDPHSTYIPAQNLEEVNSELEGSFSGIGIQFTIQNDTIHVNAVVQGGPSEKIGLMAGDRIVTVDDSLFVGKKVTNERAMRTLKGPKGSQVKLGIKRTGEKDLLHFNITRGDIPQNTVDAAYMLNDDIGYVKVSKFGRTSHVELLNALAQLNHKKCKGLIIDLRGNTGGYMEAAIRMVNEFLPEGKLIVYTQGRKYPRAEEFANGTGSCQKMPLVVLIDEGSASASEIFTGAIQDNDRGTVVGRRSFGKGLVQQPIDFSDGSAIRLTIARYYTPSGRCIQRPYESGKDRNYELDLYTRYEHGEFFSRDSIKQNESERYNTSLGRTVYGGGGIMPDIFVPQDTTGVTSYLSTVINRGLTIQFTFQYTDNNRKKLSQYETEEELLNYLRHQGLVEQFVRFADSKGVKRRNILIQKSYKLLEKNLFGNIIYNMLGLEAYLQYFNKTDATVIKGIEILEKGEAFPKAPVAVEEEEVTKDKKDGKKKRTAQAYSITEDPTRGFDYAKAAIS from the coding sequence ATGAGTACAAAAAACTCTTCACGTTTTACACCTGTCATCATAGCAGTCAGCGTGGTAGTCGGGATTCTTATCGGTACATTTTATGCCAAGCATTTTGCCGGCAACCGTTTGGGTATTATCAACGGTTCCTCCAATAAGCTAAACGCATTGTTACGCATTGTAGATGATCAATATGTCGACACCGTAAACATGGCCGACTTAGTGGAAAAAGCTATGCCGCAAATTCTGGCCGAATTAGACCCACATTCAACTTATATCCCTGCCCAAAATCTCGAAGAAGTCAACTCGGAACTGGAAGGTAGCTTTAGCGGAATCGGTATCCAGTTTACCATACAGAACGACACCATTCATGTGAATGCAGTCGTTCAGGGTGGCCCTTCTGAAAAGATAGGATTGATGGCGGGCGACCGTATCGTTACCGTAGACGACAGTTTGTTTGTCGGTAAGAAAGTAACTAACGAACGGGCTATGCGCACTCTGAAAGGTCCAAAAGGTTCACAAGTGAAATTAGGAATCAAACGAACGGGAGAAAAAGACTTACTGCATTTCAACATCACCCGCGGAGACATTCCTCAAAATACCGTTGATGCAGCTTATATGCTAAACGATGACATCGGTTACGTAAAAGTCAGCAAATTCGGTCGTACCAGTCATGTAGAATTGTTGAATGCACTGGCACAACTCAACCATAAAAAATGCAAAGGTCTGATCATTGACCTCCGCGGTAATACCGGAGGATATATGGAAGCTGCCATCCGCATGGTGAATGAGTTCCTGCCCGAAGGAAAATTGATCGTATATACTCAAGGCCGTAAATATCCACGTGCAGAAGAATTTGCCAACGGTACAGGTAGCTGTCAGAAAATGCCACTCGTTGTATTGATTGACGAAGGTTCTGCTTCCGCCAGTGAAATCTTCACCGGAGCTATTCAGGATAATGACCGGGGTACAGTTGTCGGACGCCGTTCCTTTGGTAAGGGACTCGTACAACAGCCTATCGACTTCAGTGATGGTTCAGCTATCCGCCTGACAATCGCCCGCTACTACACTCCTTCCGGACGTTGCATCCAACGCCCATACGAAAGTGGTAAAGACCGTAACTACGAACTGGATTTATATACCCGCTACGAACATGGGGAATTCTTCTCACGCGACAGTATCAAGCAGAATGAGAGCGAACGTTATAACACCAGCCTGGGACGTACTGTTTATGGTGGTGGTGGTATCATGCCGGATATATTCGTACCGCAAGATACAACGGGAGTCACCTCTTATCTTTCTACTGTTATCAACCGGGGACTGACTATTCAATTCACATTCCAGTACACTGACAACAACCGGAAGAAACTTAGCCAATATGAAACAGAGGAAGAATTACTGAATTATCTTCGTCATCAAGGATTGGTAGAACAGTTTGTTCGTTTTGCCGACAGTAAAGGAGTGAAAAGAAGAAACATCCTCATTCAAAAGTCATACAAACTATTGGAGAAGAACCTCTTTGGTAACATCATCTACAATATGCTTGGACTGGAAGCTTATCTTCAATATTTCAACAAGACAGATGCTACCGTCATTAAAGGTATTGAAATACTTGAAAAAGGAGAAGCTTTCCCAAAAGCTCCGGTAGCCGTCGAGGAGGAAGAAGTGACAAAGGACAAAAAAGATGGAAAGAAAAAAAGAACTGCGCAAGCATATAGCATTACTGAAGACCCAACACGCGGATTCGACTATGCGAAAGCTGCAATCAGCTAA
- a CDS encoding DUF4847 family protein produces the protein MKRSIFQIVGLLLLLPLFSGCNDSDDVAAIFTGKTWKLNYITVDGGHEMFGFWENEEQEKASIKELNKNGTYNIVFDGTVDGDVINGNIKGTVIATSTFEGKWSANAKNNSFKTTVTTAGNYGDDKLAKNFIEGLNAATSYEGDSNNLYLLYKPASGKQTFRMVFRVVSNK, from the coding sequence ATGAAGAGAAGTATATTTCAAATAGTAGGATTGCTTTTATTGCTTCCTTTATTTTCAGGATGTAATGATTCGGACGATGTAGCTGCTATCTTTACAGGAAAAACCTGGAAACTAAATTATATCACGGTAGATGGAGGTCATGAGATGTTTGGCTTTTGGGAGAATGAGGAACAGGAAAAAGCAAGTATTAAAGAGCTTAATAAGAATGGTACATACAACATCGTATTTGATGGCACAGTAGATGGAGATGTAATTAACGGAAATATAAAAGGGACTGTAATTGCAACCAGTACTTTTGAAGGAAAATGGAGTGCCAACGCCAAGAACAACAGTTTTAAAACTACAGTTACCACTGCTGGTAATTATGGTGACGACAAACTCGCCAAAAATTTCATAGAGGGGCTTAATGCTGCCACATCTTATGAAGGAGACAGTAACAACTTATACCTTTTATACAAACCAGCATCCGGTAAACAAACTTTCCGTATGGTTTTCCGGGTAGTAAGTAATAAATAG
- a CDS encoding M3 family metallopeptidase, whose protein sequence is MNNITNAQNPFYGQYHTPHETVPFDRIETAHYEPAILEGIKLQNAEIEAIIQNPEKADFTNTIEAFEESGELLDKVVAVFGNMLSAETNDDLQELAQKIMPLLSEHSNNITLNEKLFARVKEVYNQKETLQLTQEQKQLLENAYNSFVRHGANLEGEAREEYRRLTTELSKLTLTFSENNLKETNAYQMLLTKKESLAGLPEIIIEAAAETAKSEGKEGWAFTLHAPSYVPFMTYSDNRDLRQKLYMAYNTKCTHDNEFNNIDIVKKIANTRMKIAQLLGYKDYAEYTLKKRMAENSEAVYKLFNQLLEAYAPTAQQEYKEIQELAREEQGDDFVVMPWDWSYYSNKLKDKKFNINEEMLRPYFELEQVKKGVFGLAEKLYGITFRKNTEIPVYHKEVEAFEVFDKDGKFLAVLYTDFHPRLGKRAGAWMTSYKDQWIDKKTGKNSRPHVSVVMNFTKATENKPALLTFNEVETFLHEFGHSLHGIFANSTYRSLSGTNVYWDFVELPSQIMENFAIEKDFLNTFARHYQTGEVLPDELIKRLVDASNFNVAYACLRQLSFGLLDMAWYTRNTPFEGDVKVYEQEAWKDAQILPVVPEACMSTQFSHIFAGGYAAGYYSYKWAEVLDADAFSLFKQKGIFNQEVADSFRNNILSKGGTEHPMILYKRFRGQEPSIDALLIRNGIKK, encoded by the coding sequence ATGAACAATATAACAAATGCCCAGAATCCTTTCTACGGGCAATACCATACGCCGCACGAAACCGTGCCGTTCGACCGGATTGAAACTGCACATTATGAGCCTGCTATCCTCGAAGGAATCAAGCTACAAAATGCTGAAATAGAGGCTATCATACAGAATCCGGAAAAGGCTGATTTTACCAATACGATAGAAGCTTTCGAAGAGTCAGGGGAATTACTGGATAAAGTAGTTGCCGTCTTCGGCAATATGTTGAGCGCAGAAACGAATGACGATTTGCAAGAACTCGCTCAAAAGATTATGCCGTTGCTTAGTGAACACAGCAATAATATCACACTGAATGAAAAGTTATTCGCACGTGTGAAAGAAGTGTATAACCAAAAAGAAACTTTGCAACTGACGCAGGAACAAAAACAGTTACTGGAAAATGCATACAACAGTTTTGTTCGCCATGGTGCCAATTTGGAAGGAGAAGCGCGGGAAGAATACCGCCGTCTGACTACCGAATTAAGTAAACTGACGCTTACTTTCAGTGAAAACAACCTGAAAGAGACAAATGCCTATCAGATGCTGTTGACAAAAAAGGAAAGTCTCGCCGGATTACCCGAAATTATCATAGAAGCAGCTGCCGAAACAGCTAAGAGCGAAGGAAAAGAAGGATGGGCATTCACGCTTCATGCTCCAAGCTATGTTCCTTTCATGACATATTCCGACAATCGTGATTTACGCCAGAAGTTGTATATGGCTTATAATACAAAATGTACGCACGATAACGAATTTAACAATATTGACATTGTAAAAAAGATAGCTAATACACGCATGAAAATAGCCCAATTATTGGGATACAAAGATTATGCGGAATATACGCTAAAGAAAAGAATGGCTGAAAACAGCGAGGCTGTATACAAGCTGTTCAACCAACTACTGGAAGCATATGCCCCTACCGCACAACAGGAATACAAAGAAATCCAAGAACTAGCCCGCGAAGAGCAGGGAGATGATTTTGTTGTAATGCCTTGGGACTGGAGTTATTACTCAAACAAACTGAAAGACAAAAAATTCAATATCAATGAAGAAATGCTTCGTCCTTACTTCGAATTGGAACAAGTGAAGAAAGGAGTGTTTGGGCTGGCAGAAAAGTTATATGGAATTACCTTCCGGAAAAACACAGAGATTCCGGTTTATCATAAAGAAGTGGAAGCCTTTGAAGTGTTTGATAAAGATGGAAAATTCTTAGCTGTCTTATACACTGACTTCCACCCGCGTTTAGGTAAGCGTGCCGGAGCTTGGATGACGAGTTACAAAGACCAATGGATAGATAAAAAGACTGGTAAAAACAGTCGTCCGCATGTATCTGTCGTGATGAACTTCACCAAGGCCACCGAGAATAAGCCTGCTTTATTAACATTCAATGAAGTAGAAACATTCTTGCATGAGTTCGGACATAGCCTGCATGGTATATTTGCCAATTCCACTTACAGAAGTTTAAGTGGAACTAATGTGTATTGGGATTTTGTGGAGCTTCCTTCGCAGATTATGGAAAACTTCGCCATAGAGAAAGATTTCCTCAATACATTTGCCCGTCATTATCAGACAGGAGAAGTTTTACCGGATGAATTAATAAAACGTCTTGTAGACGCTTCTAATTTCAATGTTGCTTATGCTTGTCTGCGACAACTAAGTTTCGGTTTACTTGATATGGCGTGGTATACTCGCAACACTCCTTTTGAAGGAGACGTGAAAGTTTATGAACAGGAAGCCTGGAAGGATGCACAAATATTGCCGGTTGTACCAGAAGCTTGCATGAGTACACAGTTCTCCCATATCTTTGCTGGTGGATATGCTGCCGGATACTATAGCTATAAATGGGCAGAGGTACTGGATGCCGACGCTTTTTCATTGTTCAAGCAAAAAGGAATATTCAATCAAGAAGTTGCAGACTCATTCCGCAATAATATTCTGTCGAAAGGAGGAACGGAACATCCGATGATACTTTATAAACGTTTCCGCGGACAGGAACCGAGCATTGATGCCTTATTAATCAGAAATGGAATAAAAAAGTAA
- the gap gene encoding type I glyceraldehyde-3-phosphate dehydrogenase gives MIKVGINGFGRIGRFVFRAAMTRNDIQIVGINDLCPVDYLAYMLKYDTMHGQFDGTIEADVENSKLIVNGQAIRITAERNPADLKWNEVGAEYVVESTGLFLSKDKAQAHIEAGAKYVVMSAPSKDDTPMFVCGVNEKTYVKGTQFVSNASCTTNCLAPIAKVLNDKFGILDGLMTTVHSTTATQKTVDGPSMKDWRGGRAASGNIIPSSTGAAKAVGKVIPALNGKLTGMSMRVPTLDVSVVDLTVNLAKPATYAEICAAMKEASEGELKGILGYTEDAVVSSDFLGDTRTSIFDAKAGIALTDTFVKVVSWYDNEIGYSNKVLDLIAHMASVNA, from the coding sequence ATGATTAAAGTAGGTATTAATGGATTCGGACGTATCGGACGTTTCGTTTTCCGCGCTGCAATGACAAGAAACGATATTCAAATCGTAGGTATCAATGACCTTTGCCCGGTTGATTACTTGGCTTACATGCTGAAGTATGACACAATGCACGGTCAATTTGACGGTACTATTGAAGCAGATGTTGAAAACAGCAAATTGATCGTTAACGGTCAAGCTATCCGTATCACAGCTGAAAGAAATCCGGCTGACTTGAAATGGAACGAAGTTGGTGCAGAATACGTTGTTGAATCTACAGGTTTGTTCTTGAGCAAAGACAAAGCTCAGGCTCACATCGAAGCTGGTGCAAAATATGTTGTAATGTCAGCTCCTTCTAAAGATGACACTCCAATGTTCGTTTGCGGTGTAAACGAAAAAACATATGTAAAAGGTACTCAATTTGTATCTAACGCTTCTTGTACTACTAACTGTTTGGCTCCTATCGCTAAAGTATTGAACGACAAGTTCGGTATCCTTGACGGTTTGATGACTACAGTTCACTCTACAACTGCTACTCAGAAAACAGTTGACGGTCCTTCTATGAAAGACTGGAGAGGTGGTCGTGCTGCTTCTGGCAACATCATCCCTTCTTCTACTGGTGCTGCTAAAGCTGTAGGTAAAGTAATCCCTGCATTGAACGGCAAATTGACTGGTATGTCTATGCGTGTTCCGACTTTGGACGTATCTGTAGTTGACTTGACAGTTAACTTGGCTAAACCAGCTACTTACGCTGAAATCTGCGCTGCAATGAAAGAAGCTTCTGAAGGCGAATTGAAAGGTATTCTGGGTTACACTGAAGATGCAGTAGTTTCTTCTGACTTCTTAGGTGACACTCGCACTTCTATCTTCGACGCTAAAGCAGGTATCGCTTTGACTGATACTTTCGTTAAAGTTGTATCTTGGTATGACAACGAAATCGGTTACTCTAACAAAGTTCTTGACTTGATCGCTCACATGGCATCAGTAAACGCTTAA
- a CDS encoding dCMP deaminase family protein, with the protein MDTKKKQLELDKRYIRMASIWAENSYCQRRKVGALIVKDKMIISDGYNGTPSGFENVCEDENNLTKPYVLHAEANAITKIARSNNSSNGATMYVTASPCIECAKLIIQAGIKRVVYSEHYRLEDGIELLKRAGIEVIYTELDDHSSPNK; encoded by the coding sequence ATGGACACTAAAAAGAAACAATTAGAACTTGACAAACGTTATATACGCATGGCCAGTATATGGGCTGAAAATTCCTATTGTCAACGCCGTAAAGTAGGAGCTTTAATTGTTAAGGATAAAATGATTATCTCCGACGGATATAACGGAACGCCTTCCGGTTTTGAGAATGTGTGTGAAGATGAAAACAATCTGACAAAGCCATACGTTCTGCATGCGGAAGCAAATGCCATTACCAAAATAGCACGTTCAAACAACAGTAGCAACGGTGCTACCATGTACGTCACCGCCTCTCCTTGCATCGAATGTGCGAAGTTAATCATACAGGCAGGAATCAAACGGGTAGTTTACTCCGAGCATTATCGCCTGGAAGATGGAATTGAGTTATTAAAACGAGCGGGAATCGAAGTTATCTACACAGAATTAGATGACCATTCCTCTCCGAATAAATAA